The following are encoded in a window of Peromyscus maniculatus bairdii isolate BWxNUB_F1_BW_parent chromosome X, HU_Pman_BW_mat_3.1, whole genome shotgun sequence genomic DNA:
- the Timm8a gene encoding mitochondrial import inner membrane translocase subunit Tim8 A, with protein MDSSSSSSGAGLGAVDPQLQHFIEVETQKQRFQQLVHQMTELCWEKCMDKPGPKLDSRAEACFVNCVERFIDTSQFILNRLEQTQKSKPVFSESLSD; from the exons ATGGATTCGTCCTCGTCGTCTTCGGGCGCGGGTTTGGGCGCCGTGGACCCGCAGTTGCAGCATTTCATCGAGGTGGAGACGCAGAAGCAGCGCTTCCAGCAGCTGGTGCACCAGATGACGGAACTTTGCTGG GAGAAGTGCATGGATAAGCCTGGGCCAAAGTTGGACAGTCGGGCTGAGGCCTGTTTTGTGAACTGTGTTGAACGCTTCATTGACACGAGCCAATTCATCTTAAATCGACTGGAACAGACCCAGAAGTCCAAACCAGTCTTCTCAGAAAGCCTTTCTGACTGA